One Myxococcus stipitatus genomic window, GTGCCGGATGAGCTGCGCCACCGCGTCGATGACCTCGCCATACGAATCCAGCTGTTGCTGCGTGGCCGCGGCGTTGCCCACGCGCACCGGGCGGGAGCCGGCGTAGCCACGCAGCCCCGGGACCTCCTCTTCGTCAGGCCGGTTGCGGCCATAGACATCGTAGAGGACGCTCATTCGCGGCTGGGTCAACCAGGTGGCGCGCAGCAGCCACGTCACGAAGGACTCCGCCTCGGCCTCGTAGCCCAGGCCCAGGAAGGCCCGCGCGGTGAAGGACGCGTCGCGCACCCAGCAGAAGCGATAGTCCCAGTTGGACGCGCCGCCGGGCACCTCCGGCAGGGACGTGGTGGCCGCGGCCACCACCGCGCCCGAGGGACCGAAGGTCAACAACTTGAGCGCCAGCGCGCTGCGCACCACCGCCTCGCGGTAGGGGCCGTCGTAGCGGCAGCGCGCCGCCCAGCGCCGCCAGGTCATCGCGGTGTGGTCCACCCGCTCCCACGCCCGGCGCCCCAGGGGCGGCAGCACCGCCGGCCCGACGTCCGTCATGGTGAGGGAGAAGTGCGCGCGCGCGCCACTCCGCAGGCGCGCGCGCCCCCGGAGCTCACCCTCGGAAGCCGGCGTCAGGGGCACATCGGTGAGCAGCGTGTAGAGCCACCCCGCGTGCTCGAGGCGCCAGCCCAGCCGTCCTCCGTCCCGCAGGGAGGGCCGCGCGCGGCCGAAATCGGGCCGGGGGGCGTAGCGCGCCAGCAGCGTCACCTCGCCGCGCTCGCAGTGGACACAGCGCAGCAGCTCGCGTTCGGGCTGCGTCTCTCCGCCGCGCGTATCGTGGATGGGCATCAGGTCCGTCACCACGAGCACGCCGTCGTCCGTCTCGAAGCGCGTGCGCAGCACGTTCGTGTCCGGCAGGTACTCCCGCGACACCCGCGCGGGCGCCTCGGGCGACAGCCAGAACCCGCCTCCCGCTTCGGCGTCCAGGATGGCCGCGAAGAGGGAGGGGCTGTCGAACCGGGGCCAGCACAGCCAGACCACGCCTCCGTCGCGGGACACGAGCGCCGCGCTGTGTCCATCTCCGATGACGGCATGGTCCTGGATGCGCGCTGGTCGCAACGGTCGGCCTCCCGTCCTCGAAGGATGCGCATCGGCGGGGCCCTCCGGACGTCGACGAGGCGCCAGCCTCCCGCCCGCTCGCCAGCGGAGGCGGGGGTGGGGGGCTTGTCACCGGGCTCATCGGCATGCACGTCCGGGGGAAGCCCGAGGTCATGACGCGGGCGCGACGTGCTCGCCACGGAGGCGCGGGAGATCTCGAGACATGAGCCAGGGACACGTGGTGGTGGTGACGGGCGCGTCGGCCGGGGTGGGCCGCGCCGTCGTCCGGGAGTTCGCGCGGAGGGGGGCCCGGGTGGGCCTGGTCGCGCGAGACGCGGAGCGCCTGCGCGAGGCGGCGCGCGAGGTCGAGGCGCTGGGAGGGGAAGCGCTCGTGCTCCCCTGCGACGTGTCGGACAGCCAGGCGGTGGAGGCGGCGGCGGAGGCGACCGAGCGGAGGTGGGGCGCCCTCGACGTCTGGGTCAATTGCGCGATGGTCACCGTCTTCGCCCCGGTGATGGAGACACAGCCGGACGAGTTCCGTCGCGTCATGGAGGTGACGTTCCTGGGCTACGTGCATGGCACCCAGGCGGCGCTGCGGAGGATGCGGCCTCGCGACCGGGGCACGGTGGTGCAGGTGGGCAGCGCGCTCGCGTTCCGCGGCATTCCCCTCCAGGCGGCCTACTGCTCCGCGAAGCACGCCATCGTCGGCTTCACCGAGTCTCTCCGCAGCGAGCTGCTCCACGACAAGAGCCGGGTGCACCTCACCGTCGTGGACCTGCCCGGCATGAACACGCCCCAGTTCGACTGGTCCCGCAGCAGGATGCCCCGGCAGGCGCAGCCCGTCCCCCCCATCTTCCAACCCGAGGTCGCCGCGCGCGCCGTGGTGTGGGCCGCGCGCCACCGCCGCCGCTCCATCCGCGTGGGAATGCCCACCGTGGAGACCATCCTCGGCAACCGGCTGGCGCCCTGGCTCCTGGACCGCTACCTGGCGCGGGTCGGCTACGCGAGACAGATGACCCGGGCGCCACGGAGACAGCGGGCGGACAACCTCTTCTCCCCCGTCCCCGGCGACCCGGGCGCCCATGGGCGCTTCGACTCGCGCGCCAGACGCCACAGCTTCCAGACCTGGGCCAACCTCCACCGGGGCTGGCTCGCCGGGCTCGCCGCGGTGGGCGTGGCGCTGGCGTTCAGCTCCCCATGGCCACCGCGTAGCGCCGGGCGTCCGCGCGCTTGAGCTCCAGCCCGAGCCCCGGACGCGACAGGTCCAGCACCAGACTCCCCTGCTCCACGCGAGGAACGCCGTCGAACAGCATCGCCTCCAACCGCGCGTGGTCGTGGAAGTACTCCAGATGGACCAGTCGCCGCGCCGCGCAGGCCACGTGCGCGTGGAGGGCCGGCGCGCAGTGCCCCGACAGGGGCACGTCGTACGCGTCGCACAGGACATGGGCCTGGAGGAAGCCGCTGATGCCCAGGCAGCGCGTGGCGTCCGCTTGCAACACGTCCACCGCGCCGGCCTCCAGCATCCGCCGGAAGTACAGGTCGCGGTCGCCATACTCCCCGGCGGCCACCGCCATCCCCGCGGGCACGCGGTCCCGGAGGTGACGCAGCCCCTCCAGGTCATCGCTGGAGACGGGCTCCTCCAGCCAGCGGACGTCGTGCTCCGCGAAGCGCTCCGCCAGCGCGAGGGCCTGGGGGCGGGTATAGGCGCCATTGGCGTCGACGAAGAGCGAGGCCTCGGGTCCGATGGCCCGACGCGCGGCACGCACGCGCATCCAATCGTCCTCGGGGTGGGTGCCGACCTTCATCTTCACCCGCGTGAAGCCCTGCTCCACCCAGCCCGCCAGCTGCGCCTCGAGCCGCGCCAGCGGATAGGACGTGAAGCCTCCGCTGCCATAGAGGGGGACACGCTCGCGCACCGCCCCCAGCAGCCGCGCCAGGGGCAGCCCCAGCAGCCGCGCCTTCACGTCCCACAGGGCCGCGTCCACCGCGGACAGGGCCATGGCCCCCAGCCCTCCTGTCCCCAGGTTGCGCATGCGACGCAGCAGCGCGGCCCCTCGCGCGGGGATGTCGAGGGCATCCTGCCCCTGGAGCTCTCGCGAGAGCACGCGCTGGACGAGGTCCACCGCGCACGCGGCCGAATAGGTGTAGCCGAGCCCGCGCACCCCACCCGCCGACAGCTCCACGACGACGAGCGTGGTGGAGCTCCAGGCGAAGGTGCCGTCCGCCTCCGGCGCGTCCGTGGGAATCTCGTAGGCCGAAGCCCGGACCTCCGTGATGGGCACGGCCTCCGAGCCGAGCCTGCTCCCTTCACGCATGATGCCTCCTCGATGCTCGACGCCGTGCGAGGAGGCATCGGGCCCCGCATAGGGTGGGCATGCCCCGACCCGCCGGCAGCACGTCGCGGCGTCCTCCCTGCATGGCCCGGGGCCACGCCAGCGGCGCGGCGGACGGTTCACGCGTGCCCGTCAGCCTCCCCGTCCTCGAGGGACCTTGCATCCAACGCGCCCCATGCCCTTCCTCCCGACGAGGGCCCACGACCCGCGCCACTCGAGGCGCGCCGTCATCGATGGAGAGCCTCCGAGGCGTCGGGCCTCGGCGGGCGTGCCCTTGCGTGAGGCGGACATGGCTCGAATCCACGCGGCCGAGAATCCCCTATCCAGGAGCCTCCCCCGAGACGTGGTCCTGCCAGGGGCCATCGCCGGCCTGTGCGGGGCGTTGGTCATGATGGCCCTGGCGATGCCGCTGGGCGCCCTCTCGCGAGGAGATGTCTGGTATGCGGCGCGGCTGGCGGCGGGACTCTTCCTCCGCTCCACGCCCGACGGTGGAGGGGCGGTGGTGCTCGGCTTGCTCGTGCACGTCGCCACGGCGGGCGGGCTGGCCACCACCTTCGCCCTGCTCCTCCCGCGCGGAGGCACGGCGGTGGCCGCCCTCTTCCTCGGGCTGATGGTGGCGCTGGGGCTCCAGGCGATCATGCCCTCCCTGGTGGTGCCCTTCGCCTCTCCGCCCCTGGCGAGGCAGGCCCCCCAGGGCGCGTTCCTGCTGCTGCACCTGGCGTTCGGCGCGGCGCTCGCGCTGGTCGTCCCCATGAGGCGGCTGTCGACCCTGGTGGCGCGCTCGCGCCGTCGCGGCTCCCGCGGCCCCAGGCGCTGACGTCCATCTCAGGGGAGCCACCCGCTGGGAGCCTCTCTCGGTGGCGCCCGCTTCGGCACGGTGGCGCGCCCCGGCAGGAGCAGCGGCTGGAAGGG contains:
- a CDS encoding glycoside hydrolase family 15 protein; its protein translation is MRPARIQDHAVIGDGHSAALVSRDGGVVWLCWPRFDSPSLFAAILDAEAGGGFWLSPEAPARVSREYLPDTNVLRTRFETDDGVLVVTDLMPIHDTRGGETQPERELLRCVHCERGEVTLLARYAPRPDFGRARPSLRDGGRLGWRLEHAGWLYTLLTDVPLTPASEGELRGRARLRSGARAHFSLTMTDVGPAVLPPLGRRAWERVDHTAMTWRRWAARCRYDGPYREAVVRSALALKLLTFGPSGAVVAAATTSLPEVPGGASNWDYRFCWVRDASFTARAFLGLGYEAEAESFVTWLLRATWLTQPRMSVLYDVYGRNRPDEEEVPGLRGYAGSRPVRVGNAAATQQQLDSYGEVIDAVAQLIRHGGALARDELRMLLRLGEYIMKMWDAPDEGIWEPRGGRWPHTFSRLSCWMALDRLLELHGRGAFRGLRVPAEHLRGVREQLWEELRTRAWNRQLRSYVRILDGDDVDADLLLMAWYGFEDACSERMRCTDQRIVTRLGARGGLLFRNEDDLRAGEGAFGICGFWRVVLLARQEGAGRDAAERLFVQQLAHANDLGLLAEEVAPETGDALGNFPQALSHVGLISAALELEATRPWQGALGGPGEEARP
- a CDS encoding SDR family oxidoreductase, whose amino-acid sequence is MSQGHVVVVTGASAGVGRAVVREFARRGARVGLVARDAERLREAAREVEALGGEALVLPCDVSDSQAVEAAAEATERRWGALDVWVNCAMVTVFAPVMETQPDEFRRVMEVTFLGYVHGTQAALRRMRPRDRGTVVQVGSALAFRGIPLQAAYCSAKHAIVGFTESLRSELLHDKSRVHLTVVDLPGMNTPQFDWSRSRMPRQAQPVPPIFQPEVAARAVVWAARHRRRSIRVGMPTVETILGNRLAPWLLDRYLARVGYARQMTRAPRRQRADNLFSPVPGDPGAHGRFDSRARRHSFQTWANLHRGWLAGLAAVGVALAFSSPWPPRSAGRPRA
- a CDS encoding enolase C-terminal domain-like protein, whose amino-acid sequence is MREGSRLGSEAVPITEVRASAYEIPTDAPEADGTFAWSSTTLVVVELSAGGVRGLGYTYSAACAVDLVQRVLSRELQGQDALDIPARGAALLRRMRNLGTGGLGAMALSAVDAALWDVKARLLGLPLARLLGAVRERVPLYGSGGFTSYPLARLEAQLAGWVEQGFTRVKMKVGTHPEDDWMRVRAARRAIGPEASLFVDANGAYTRPQALALAERFAEHDVRWLEEPVSSDDLEGLRHLRDRVPAGMAVAAGEYGDRDLYFRRMLEAGAVDVLQADATRCLGISGFLQAHVLCDAYDVPLSGHCAPALHAHVACAARRLVHLEYFHDHARLEAMLFDGVPRVEQGSLVLDLSRPGLGLELKRADARRYAVAMGS